A window of the Oryza brachyantha chromosome 5, ObraRS2, whole genome shotgun sequence genome harbors these coding sequences:
- the LOC107304173 gene encoding uncharacterized protein LOC107304173 produces the protein MQAQAHARLGGAQARSAACGHQAAAVGWSPTRQCRPVEGALAESRRAGASRSGRGLRGRPVEGERRRFVNDEGKEMERLLGLQHVESCTVVALKEAFVSMLNSHKLPICRLRGQCYDGASNMRDCLSHALQRKDQDIIEARHLIIDVKEQLQDMRDNGWDPLFKRAKEFCDKND, from the exons ATGCAGGCGCAGGCCCACGCTCGGCTTGGAGGGGCACAGGCCAGATCTGCGGCCTGTGGGCACCAGGCGGCGGCTGTCGGCTGGAGTCCGACGCGACAATGTCGACCGGTGGAAGGGGCATTGGCGGAGAGCCGAAGAGCAGGCGCAAGTAGGAGTGGCAGAGGGCTGAGGGGCAGACCGGTAGAGGGCGAACGACGAAG GTTTGTGAATGATGAGGGGAAGGAAATGGAGAGGCTTCTTGGACTTCAGCATGTTGAGAGTTGTACAGTTGTTGCATTGAAAGAAGCTTTTGTCAGTATGCTTAACAGTCATAAGCTACCAATCTGTAGGCTTCGTGGGCAATGTTACGATGGAGCTTCCAATATGAGAG ATTGTCTGTCACATGCTTTGCAAAGGAAGGATCAAGACATTATTGAAGCAAGGCATTTGATCATAGACGTGAAAGAGCAGTTGCAGGATATGAGGGACAATGGATGGGATCCATTGTTCAAAAGAGCGAAAGAATTTTGTGATAAGAATGATTGA